In Candidatus Diapherotrites archaeon, the sequence TAACCGATGGACCAGAGGGTTGCCCTCAACTGTAGCATCAACTATTTGCTTCCATCTTCTATCGCTTTCCTGATAGTTGGGCTGTACGAACGGAAGCCAACCAATATCTTTTAATTTATTATCATAAAAGAGTAAAACCTCTTTAGAAGGGAAGGATAGCCGGACTTTGTATTTGACATCGCGTACGTTCGGAATATCTCCATAGGTTTTTACATCATAACTTTTGGGATAGCGCAGTCCGATGATATAATCCTCATCATCATTGCTGGACCACGAAACCCTAGTCCCGGCAGCAAAGACCAAAATACAGAATAACAAACATGATTTTCTTAACATATCTTCCTCGCTTTGTGTCTTGTGCGTCCGATTTAACGCTCGGACCAATATCCCGGCTCTCTGGTCTTAGGTGGGTTTTTCGGATCGAATCGGGGCGCCGGCAGTGGCCCCCAGTCGCGACTAGGAGGACTGTCGCAAACACACCCACCTCCCCCTGCCTCACGCCGGGACGTCGTTTTAGGAAGGTTTCGATAATCATCACACAGTTTAGGCGAAGAAGGATGAGGATCATCCCAAGGGACACACCTCCAATAGCAATTGCAATGCCAATGCGAATAATCTGCATCCCAAGCAACCGGTACCCATGTGCCTTTGCAAGGAGGTACCAGCCCATAGGGATCAATCAAATTAATCGGATCATTCCCCACAAACCCATACAGATTAATCCCGCCCCTCTCCCCGATGGGGTCCCGCGTCAGCCACCTGCCCAATGCCGGTACATAAAAGCGATACCCGTAATAAGACAATCCCGTATTCTCATCATAGGGTTTGGTGGAGAATTGCATGGGCTGTTGCAGGTAGTTGCTGGGGACCCGGGGCTCGCCGAAGGGGCCGTAGGCGTAGGTGGCGGCGATATTAGCGTTTGCGTCCAGGAGGGCGGTGACGTTCCCCTTGCCGTCGTACAGGTATGAATACTGGGCCCCGCCCTGGCAGAGGTCCAGCAGCCCGCCGATGCCCCCGGGCAGGCCCTGCCCCCAGGTGTATGTCAGCCTTCTTGCCGTCGCCATTTCTCCCAAGACCGGTTCTCCTCAATTGCAGAAGGCGGGATGCATTTCACTTTCCCGCCCTACGCCTGCTTGTTATTTAATTGTTGATTGAATAAAAGATCCTATAATAGATCCGATTATCGCACCTATGCACTCAATAATAATAATAGTCAACAATATGGCAATGAATA encodes:
- a CDS encoding RHS repeat-associated core domain-containing protein yields the protein MATARRLTYTWGQGLPGGIGGLLDLCQGGAQYSYLYDGKGNVTALLDANANIAATYAYGPFGEPRVPSNYLQQPMQFSTKPYDENTGLSYYGYRFYVPALGRWLTRDPIGERGGINLYGFVGNDPINLIDPYGLVPPCKGTWVPVAWDADYSHWHCNCYWRCVPWDDPHPSSPKLCDDYRNLPKTTSRREAGGGGCVCDSPPSRDWGPLPAPRFDPKNPPKTREPGYWSER